Below is a genomic region from bacterium.
GCGTAGTACTCATCGATGAACTGGGCGGTGAGCGCATCAATCGTTACCTGGAGACGCTTGGCGCGGGCGATGATTTTGTCGTCGACGTCCGTGAAATTGACGACATAGGTCACATCGAAGCCGCGGGACTCGAGGTAACGCCGGATCACATCAAAAACGATGGTCGCGCGCGCGTGCCCGAGGTGGCAATGGTCGTAGACCGTCACCCCGCAGACATAGATGCGGACCTTTCCCGCCTCGATCGTCTCGAGGGGTTCTTTTTTGCGCGTCAGCGTGTTGTAAAGTTGAACCGACAAAAAAATTCTCCGGTTTGGGCGCGATCCGGGCGGCCTAGGCGGGCGGTACGGTCACGTGAAACACCTTGAGCTTGCCCGCGCCGGCCTGGCGCATCTGCGCCCCCTCGCCGGGGCCGAGGTAGATGCCGCCGCCCGCGCCGATCTCGTGCGGCTTCCCTTCGAACTCGATGATTCCCTGCCCTTCCATCAGGTAGAGGAGCTGGTGGGCATTCGAGAGCGGCGCAGCTTCGATCCGCTCGCCGGGGCCGAGCCAGCGCAAAACGCCTCTCACCTTGCTCGCCCCGCAAATCTCCGGCCCGACGATCTCGGCGGCCTCGCCCAAGCCTTTCCCGATGGTTTTCCGCTCGACCTGATCGGTTTCGATAAACGTCAGCACAGCCTCACCCCCCCCTACGATTGGATCCAGACCTTGCCGTCCACCTTCTTCCATCTGAGGTCGGCGTCTGTTCCCTCGAGAATCGTCGTCTTGAACTGATTGGGCGCCTGAAGTTCGAAGTGGACCGAATCCTCGCTCGCCCGGAGGCGGTGCTTCTCCTCGGCCGGGATGAAAACGAGCGTCCCGGCCTTCACCGGGTGGGGGCCCTCCTCGGTCTCGACCGTCCCCGTCCCCTCGAGCAGGAAGTAAAAATGGTCGCAGTTCTCGTGATAGTGATAGGGAGAGGCGGTTCCCTTCTTGTAGCGGATAATCCCGGCCAGCACCGCCTTCGTGTCAGCCAGTTCATCGCTCACGAAGAAGATCCGCTCCCTTCCGGGAGACTCCGAGACCAACTTCGGGAGTTCATCCTGATGAAAAATGTAAGCCATCTTCGACCCTCCTCGCACAAAAAATGCGCCGGCCGACACCTCGAAGGCCACCGCAGAAACCTTGTGCCCGAAATGTATCAACTTGGCTTCGTCTTGAGAAGCGGAGCAGAAGATCCACCGCCGCGGAATCCGGAGCGCCGCGTTACCCGGAAGTTTCAAGGAGGGTGCAGACCGCCTGGGCGGCGATGCCTTCTTCCCGGCCGGCGAACCCGAGCCGCTCGCTGGTGGTCGCTTTGACGCTTACATACTCAAGGGAGAGGCCGATCGCCCCGGCCAGCCGCTCGCGCATCGCGCCGATGTGGGGCGCGAGCTTGGGCCGCTCGGCCACCACCACGGCATCCACATTGTGGGGGCGAAACCCCTTCCCCTGAACCAGGGCCGCCACCTCGCGCAAGAGCGCCATGCTGTCGGCCCCGGCGTAGCGGGAGTCGGTGTCGGGAAAGTGGCCTCCGATATCGCCCAGGGCGGCGGCGCCCAAAAGGGCATCGCACACGGCATGGGCGAGGACATCGGCGTCGGAGTGTCCGGCGAGGCCCTTCTCGAAGGGTATCTCCACCCCGCCCAGAATCAGGGGCCTGCCCGCCTCGAAGCGGTGCACGTCGTAGCCCACCCCCACCCGCATCATGGATTTTCCCCCGCACCTTGCCGTTCGGCGGCCAAAAACGCTGCGGCCGCGGCGAAATCCGCCGGGCCGGTGACCTTCAGGTTCGAAAGCGCGCCTACCACGAGCTTGGCCCGCACCCCAACCGCTTCCAGGAGCGCCGCCTCGTCGGTCCCCTCGCGCCCCGCCGCAGCGGCCTCCCGAAGGGCACGCTCCAGCAGATCGCGCCTCACCGCCTGCGGCGTCTGGGCCTGCCAGAGTCCCTCGCGCGGAAGGGTCTCGCCCGCAAGGCCCGCCGCACCCTCTCGCTTCAAGGTGTCCACGACCGGAAGGGCGGCGATGGCGGCGCCGCTCTCCAGGGCCGCCGACAGGCATTCCCGCACCAGGGACGGCGGCACCAACGGGCGGGCGCCGTCATGAACGATCACCCATTCGACTTCGGGTCCGAGCGCCGCCAGGCCGTTCGCCACCGAATCCTGCCGGCGCGGGCCGCCGGGCGCAATCTCCAGGGGAGTTGCGAGGCCGCCGGGGGGCGCAAAATCCGCCTCGGCGCCGGCGGGAAGAACGAGCACGATGCGGCCCACCGCCCCGGACTCA
It encodes:
- a CDS encoding cupin domain-containing protein — translated: MAYIFHQDELPKLVSESPGRERIFFVSDELADTKAVLAGIIRYKKGTASPYHYHENCDHFYFLLEGTGTVETEEGPHPVKAGTLVFIPAEEKHRLRASEDSVHFELQAPNQFKTTILEGTDADLRWKKVDGKVWIQS
- the ispD gene encoding 2-C-methyl-D-erythritol 4-phosphate cytidylyltransferase yields the protein MALPPPSQVAAIVPAAGRGERLPGAVPKQFRLLGGEPLIWHSLRRIAESGAVGRIVLVLPAGAEADFAPPGGLATPLEIAPGGPRRQDSVANGLAALGPEVEWVIVHDGARPLVPPSLVRECLSAALESGAAIAALPVVDTLKREGAAGLAGETLPREGLWQAQTPQAVRRDLLERALREAAAAGREGTDEAALLEAVGVRAKLVVGALSNLKVTGPADFAAAAAFLAAERQGAGENP
- the ispF gene encoding 2-C-methyl-D-erythritol 2,4-cyclodiphosphate synthase — translated: MMRVGVGYDVHRFEAGRPLILGGVEIPFEKGLAGHSDADVLAHAVCDALLGAAALGDIGGHFPDTDSRYAGADSMALLREVAALVQGKGFRPHNVDAVVVAERPKLAPHIGAMRERLAGAIGLSLEYVSVKATTSERLGFAGREEGIAAQAVCTLLETSG
- a CDS encoding AraC family ligand binding domain-containing protein; amino-acid sequence: MLTFIETDQVERKTIGKGLGEAAEIVGPEICGASKVRGVLRWLGPGERIEAAPLSNAHQLLYLMEGQGIIEFEGKPHEIGAGGGIYLGPGEGAQMRQAGAGKLKVFHVTVPPA